In one Parageobacillus genomosp. 1 genomic region, the following are encoded:
- a CDS encoding TIGR00282 family metallophosphoesterase, producing the protein MRLLFIGDVVGSPGRKMVEQYLPKLKEKHRPNIIIINGENAAGGKGITEKIYRSFLEQGAHVVTLGNHAWDQRDIFEFIDDAKALVRPANFPEGVPGKGIVYIQIEHIEVAVINLQGRIFLPAIDCPFKKADELIAEAAQRTSIIFVDFHAEATSEKQAMGWYLDGRVSAVVGTHTHVQTADARILPKGTAYITDVGMTGPYDGILGVDREVVLRKFLTSLPVRFEIKEGRSQLNAVLIDVDIKTGRANKIERIIINDDHPYFE; encoded by the coding sequence ATGAGGTTATTATTTATCGGCGATGTGGTCGGTTCGCCAGGACGAAAAATGGTAGAACAATATTTGCCAAAACTAAAGGAGAAGCATAGACCGAACATCATTATTATCAATGGGGAAAATGCCGCGGGCGGAAAAGGAATTACGGAAAAAATATACCGCTCGTTTCTTGAGCAAGGAGCCCATGTCGTCACGCTTGGCAACCACGCATGGGATCAGCGCGATATATTTGAATTTATTGATGATGCAAAAGCATTAGTGCGGCCGGCGAATTTCCCGGAAGGGGTTCCGGGCAAGGGGATTGTCTATATACAAATCGAACATATTGAAGTGGCGGTCATTAATCTACAAGGAAGAATATTTTTACCGGCCATCGATTGCCCGTTCAAAAAAGCCGACGAGCTGATCGCCGAGGCGGCGCAGCGCACCTCGATTATTTTCGTCGATTTTCACGCGGAGGCAACGAGTGAAAAGCAAGCGATGGGCTGGTATTTGGATGGACGGGTTTCCGCCGTTGTCGGCACCCATACGCACGTGCAAACGGCTGATGCCCGTATTTTACCAAAGGGAACAGCCTATATTACCGATGTTGGAATGACCGGACCGTATGACGGCATTTTAGGTGTAGACCGCGAAGTAGTGTTAAGAAAATTTTTGACATCATTACCTGTCCGTTTCGAAATAAAAGAGGGAAGAAGCCAGCTGAACGCCGTGCTCATCGATGTAGACATAAAAACAGGGCGGGCGAATAAAATTGAGCGAATTATCATCAATGATGACCACCCTTATTTTGAATAG
- the spoVS gene encoding stage V sporulation protein SpoVS — MEILKVSAKSNPNSVAGALAGVLRERGAAEIQAIGAGALNQAVKAVAIARGFVAPSGMDLICIPAFTDIIIDGEERTAIKLIVEPR; from the coding sequence ATGGAAATATTAAAAGTTTCAGCAAAGTCGAATCCTAACTCTGTAGCTGGTGCACTTGCCGGGGTATTGCGTGAACGTGGAGCGGCGGAAATCCAGGCGATCGGTGCAGGTGCATTAAACCAAGCCGTTAAGGCAGTAGCCATCGCACGAGGATTTGTGGCACCAAGCGGCATGGATCTCATTTGTATTCCTGCGTTTACAGATATTATTATTGACGGAGAAGAGCGGACGGCGATTAAATTAATTGTAGAGCCTCGTTAA
- a CDS encoding dipeptidase: protein MIFDAHCDALMKLWMDRSLSFQDGKSLHVTLPALKEAKVKVQCFAIYIPETVPEEARFTVALEMIDIFFEQVIGRFPTLKFVRSKRDIDALGENEIGAMLTLEGCDAIGTSLVKLKTLLRLGVSSVGLTWNWSNAVADGAWEQRGAGLTTFGKQVVEQLNEAKRWVDVSHLSEKAFWDVLEIAQFPIASHSNTYRFCPHPRNLRDEQIKALIAKDGMIGINFVPYFLTKEKASITDVLRHLEHVCSLGGAKNVGFGSDFDGIEETVSGLGTVRDYANLVNELQKHYTEEEVERFLFRNFYDHLPQ, encoded by the coding sequence ATGATTTTCGATGCACATTGCGATGCGTTAATGAAATTATGGATGGATCGTTCGTTATCGTTCCAAGACGGAAAATCGCTTCACGTCACCTTGCCGGCGCTGAAAGAGGCTAAGGTCAAAGTGCAGTGTTTTGCCATTTACATACCGGAAACGGTTCCGGAAGAAGCACGGTTTACTGTTGCGCTGGAAATGATCGATATTTTTTTTGAACAAGTTATCGGGCGGTTTCCAACACTGAAATTTGTCCGTTCAAAACGCGATATTGACGCGTTAGGAGAAAATGAAATTGGGGCGATGCTGACGCTTGAAGGATGCGACGCAATTGGGACAAGCCTTGTCAAATTAAAAACGTTGCTGCGCCTCGGTGTTTCGTCCGTCGGGCTGACGTGGAACTGGTCCAATGCCGTAGCAGACGGCGCCTGGGAACAGCGCGGCGCAGGGCTTACAACATTCGGAAAACAGGTCGTTGAGCAGCTGAATGAAGCAAAACGTTGGGTCGATGTGTCCCATTTATCGGAAAAAGCGTTTTGGGACGTGCTGGAAATCGCGCAATTTCCGATTGCCTCTCATTCGAATACATACCGATTTTGTCCACATCCTCGCAACTTGCGTGATGAACAAATTAAAGCGCTTATTGCAAAAGATGGCATGATCGGCATTAACTTTGTGCCATATTTTTTAACAAAAGAAAAAGCTTCGATCACCGATGTGCTTCGCCATTTAGAACATGTGTGTTCGCTCGGCGGGGCAAAAAACGTCGGATTCGGCTCGGATTTTGACGGAATCGAAGAGACGGTAAGCGGGCTCGGCACGGTACGCGATTACGCCAACCTAGTCAATGAGTTGCAGAAACATTATACCGAAGAGGAGGTAGAGCGGTTTTTATTCCGCAATTTCTATGACCATTTGCCGCAGTGA
- a CDS encoding 2-oxoacid:acceptor oxidoreductase subunit alpha, with protein sequence MIHQLSWKVGGQQGEGIESTGEIFSIALNRLGYYLYGYRHFSSRIKGGHTNNKIRVSTTPVRSVADDLDILVAFDQESIDFNFHELRDGGIVIADAKFNPTIPEREGVTLYAVPFTDIAANLGTALMKNMVAVGASSAVLGIDIDVYGEVVQEIFGRKGQQVVDKNMEAIRAGAQYMKEQLGDRMQTMELAKADGKKRMFMIGNDAIALGALAGGARFMAAYPITPASEIMEYLIKKLPDLGGAVIQTEDEIAACTMAIGANYAGARAFTASAGPGLSLMMESIGLAGMTETPLVIVDTQRGGPSTGLPTKQEQSDLLAMIYGTHGEIPKIVMAPSTVEEAFYDMIEAFNLAEEYQCPVIFLSDLQLSLGKQTVEPLEYDKIEIRRGKLVTGELPLLEKKDNFKRYEITEDGISPRVLPGVPNGIHHVTGVEHAETGRPSEVAGNRKAQMEKRLRKLQHIQFKTPVHKNVKHDEADLLIVGFLSTRGAIEEAIERLEQDGVKVNHAHIRLLHPFPTEEMLPLVETAKKVVVVEQNATGQLANILKMNVGHAEKIASALKYDGNPFLPNEVYIKCKELL encoded by the coding sequence ATGATTCATCAGCTTTCATGGAAAGTCGGAGGGCAGCAGGGAGAAGGGATTGAAAGTACTGGGGAAATCTTCTCCATTGCGCTAAACCGTCTTGGTTATTATTTATACGGATATCGTCATTTTTCTTCACGAATTAAAGGGGGGCATACGAACAACAAAATTCGTGTCAGCACGACACCAGTTCGGTCGGTTGCTGATGATCTCGATATATTAGTAGCGTTTGATCAGGAATCGATTGATTTTAACTTTCATGAGCTCCGCGACGGCGGGATTGTCATCGCTGATGCGAAGTTTAACCCGACGATTCCAGAACGTGAAGGCGTCACGCTATATGCTGTTCCATTTACTGATATCGCAGCGAATTTAGGAACAGCGCTGATGAAAAACATGGTTGCTGTCGGCGCTTCCAGCGCTGTTCTCGGCATCGATATTGATGTGTATGGAGAAGTAGTCCAAGAAATTTTTGGAAGGAAAGGTCAGCAAGTCGTAGACAAGAACATGGAAGCGATCCGCGCCGGTGCGCAATATATGAAAGAACAGCTCGGCGATCGTATGCAAACAATGGAACTGGCCAAAGCCGATGGTAAAAAGCGGATGTTTATGATCGGCAACGATGCGATTGCCTTAGGTGCGCTAGCTGGCGGAGCACGGTTTATGGCCGCCTACCCAATTACACCGGCATCGGAAATTATGGAATACTTAATTAAAAAACTTCCGGATTTAGGCGGGGCGGTGATTCAGACGGAAGATGAAATCGCCGCATGTACGATGGCGATTGGGGCGAACTATGCCGGAGCGCGGGCGTTTACAGCATCCGCAGGTCCTGGTCTTTCCTTGATGATGGAGTCGATCGGGCTGGCCGGAATGACGGAAACGCCGCTTGTCATCGTTGATACGCAGCGTGGCGGCCCAAGTACAGGATTGCCGACAAAACAGGAGCAATCGGACTTATTGGCAATGATTTACGGAACGCATGGGGAAATTCCAAAAATCGTTATGGCACCAAGCACGGTGGAAGAAGCGTTTTACGATATGATCGAAGCGTTCAACCTTGCCGAAGAATATCAATGTCCGGTCATCTTCTTGTCTGATTTGCAGCTGTCGCTTGGCAAACAGACGGTTGAGCCTTTAGAATACGATAAAATTGAAATCCGCCGCGGCAAACTCGTCACTGGCGAACTGCCGTTGCTAGAGAAAAAGGATAATTTTAAACGTTATGAAATCACTGAAGATGGCATTTCGCCGCGTGTGCTTCCGGGAGTGCCAAACGGCATCCATCATGTCACCGGCGTCGAGCACGCGGAAACAGGAAGACCGTCCGAGGTAGCGGGAAACCGCAAGGCACAAATGGAGAAACGTTTACGTAAGCTGCAACATATCCAGTTCAAGACACCAGTGCATAAAAATGTCAAACACGATGAAGCCGATTTATTAATCGTCGGTTTTCTCTCGACGCGCGGTGCAATCGAGGAAGCGATCGAGCGTCTTGAACAGGACGGCGTGAAAGTCAATCATGCGCACATTCGCCTGCTTCATCCGTTCCCGACAGAGGAAATGCTGCCGCTTGTCGAAACAGCGAAAAAAGTCGTTGTCGTCGAGCAAAATGCGACAGGTCAGCTCGCCAACATTCTTAAAATGAACGTCGGACATGCGGAGAAAATTGCAAGCGCTTTGAAATACGACGGGAATCCGTTCTTGCCAAATGAAGTTTATATAAAATGCAAGGAGTTGTTATAA
- a CDS encoding 2-oxoacid:ferredoxin oxidoreductase subunit beta: MATFKDFRNDVKPNWCPGCGDFSVQAAIQRAAANVGLEPHQLAVISGIGCSGRISGYIHSYGFHGTHGRALPLAQGVKMANRDLTVIAAGGDGDGFAIGMGHTVHAIRRNIDITYIVMDNQIYGLTKGQTSPRSDVGFKTKSTPQGSVEPALSIMEIALSAGATFVAQSFSSDLKELTSLIEEGIKHKGFSLINVFSPCVTYNKVNTYDWFKENLVKVSDIEGYDPSDRAMAMQTVMKYKGLVTGLIYQNKEQKSYQELLHGYSETPLAEADLKLSKEKFAELVSEFM, from the coding sequence ATGGCAACGTTTAAAGATTTTCGTAATGATGTGAAACCAAACTGGTGTCCAGGCTGTGGCGATTTTTCTGTGCAAGCTGCCATTCAGCGCGCCGCGGCAAACGTCGGTCTTGAGCCGCATCAGCTCGCTGTTATTTCCGGAATCGGCTGCTCGGGACGTATTTCCGGTTACATTCATTCGTACGGTTTTCACGGCACCCACGGCCGTGCGTTGCCGCTTGCCCAAGGAGTGAAAATGGCCAACCGCGATTTAACGGTCATTGCCGCCGGCGGTGACGGCGACGGATTTGCGATCGGCATGGGGCATACCGTTCATGCGATCCGCCGCAATATTGACATTACTTACATTGTCATGGATAACCAGATTTACGGCTTAACGAAAGGACAAACATCGCCGCGCAGCGATGTCGGCTTTAAAACGAAAAGCACTCCGCAAGGTTCGGTCGAACCAGCCCTTTCGATTATGGAAATCGCGTTAAGCGCCGGTGCAACCTTTGTAGCGCAAAGCTTCTCGAGCGATTTAAAAGAGCTGACAAGCTTAATTGAAGAAGGAATCAAGCATAAAGGGTTCTCTCTTATTAACGTATTCAGTCCGTGTGTAACGTATAACAAGGTAAACACATACGACTGGTTTAAAGAAAACCTGGTGAAAGTCAGCGACATCGAAGGATACGACCCATCTGATCGCGCCATGGCGATGCAAACGGTGATGAAATATAAAGGACTAGTAACGGGGCTTATTTACCAAAATAAAGAACAAAAATCGTATCAGGAACTGCTTCACGGCTACAGCGAAACGCCGTTGGCTGAGGCGGACTTAAAATTAAGCAAAGAAAAATTTGCCGAGTTAGTTTCCGAATTTATGTAA
- the miaB gene encoding tRNA (N6-isopentenyl adenosine(37)-C2)-methylthiotransferase MiaB → MNEKQRLEQTGQIQTADHPTDKKSALDVLKEKTSKDYEKYFSSVFIPPNLKEAKKRGKEEVKYFKDFTIPEQFRGMGNGRKFYIRTYGCQMNEHDTEVMAGIFMALGYEPTDRPEDANVILLNTCAIRENAENKVFGEIGHLKPLKQSNPDLLLGVCGCMSQEESVVNKILKQYQYVDMIFGTHNIHRLPYILHEAYMSKEMVVEVWSKEGDVIENLPKARKGKIKAWVNIMYGCDKFCTYCIVPYTRGKERSRRPEDIIQEVRHLAAQGYKEITLLGQNVNAYGKDFTDMKYGLGDLMDELRKIDIARIRFTTSHPRDFDDRLIEVLAKRGNLVEHIHLPVQSGSTEILKLMGRKYTREEYLELVRKIKAAIPDVALTTDIIVGFPNETEEQFEETLSLYREVEFDSAYTFIYSPREGTPAAKMADNVPLEVKKERLQRLNALVNEISARKMKEYEGKVVEVLVEGESKNNPDVLAGYTRKNKLVNFVGPKSAIGKLVQVRITEAKTWTLNGEIVEEAIEVK, encoded by the coding sequence ATGAACGAAAAACAGCGTTTAGAACAAACAGGACAAATTCAAACAGCTGATCATCCAACGGACAAAAAATCCGCATTGGATGTGTTAAAGGAGAAAACGAGCAAAGATTACGAAAAATATTTTTCGAGCGTATTTATTCCGCCAAACTTAAAAGAAGCAAAAAAACGTGGAAAAGAAGAGGTAAAATATTTTAAAGACTTCACCATACCGGAACAATTCCGCGGCATGGGCAACGGCCGCAAATTTTATATTCGCACGTACGGCTGCCAAATGAACGAACATGACACCGAAGTGATGGCAGGTATTTTTATGGCGCTTGGATATGAGCCGACCGACCGTCCCGAAGATGCGAATGTCATTTTGCTGAATACGTGTGCGATCCGCGAAAATGCGGAAAATAAAGTGTTCGGCGAGATCGGCCATTTGAAGCCGCTCAAGCAAAGCAATCCGGATTTGCTTCTTGGCGTATGCGGCTGCATGTCGCAAGAAGAATCGGTCGTCAATAAGATTTTGAAACAATACCAGTACGTGGACATGATTTTCGGTACGCATAATATTCACCGCTTGCCATACATTTTGCACGAAGCCTATATGTCAAAAGAAATGGTTGTTGAAGTATGGTCGAAAGAAGGCGATGTCATCGAAAATCTTCCGAAGGCGCGCAAAGGCAAGATTAAAGCATGGGTGAACATTATGTATGGCTGTGATAAGTTCTGTACGTACTGCATCGTCCCGTATACGCGCGGAAAAGAACGGAGCCGCCGTCCGGAAGATATCATTCAAGAAGTGCGTCATCTCGCCGCCCAAGGCTATAAAGAAATTACTCTGCTTGGACAAAACGTGAACGCTTACGGCAAAGACTTCACCGATATGAAATACGGGCTTGGCGATTTAATGGATGAGCTTCGCAAGATTGATATTGCGCGCATTCGCTTTACGACTAGCCATCCGCGCGATTTTGACGACCGGTTAATTGAAGTGCTTGCCAAACGCGGCAATTTAGTCGAGCATATTCATTTGCCGGTGCAATCAGGCAGCACAGAAATACTGAAATTGATGGGCCGGAAATATACGCGCGAGGAATATTTAGAGCTCGTCCGCAAAATTAAAGCGGCGATTCCAGATGTGGCGCTGACAACCGATATTATCGTCGGCTTCCCGAACGAAACGGAAGAACAATTTGAAGAAACGCTATCGCTCTATCGCGAAGTTGAATTTGATTCGGCCTATACGTTTATTTATTCGCCGCGCGAAGGCACACCGGCAGCGAAAATGGCCGACAACGTGCCGCTGGAAGTGAAAAAAGAGCGGCTGCAGCGTCTAAATGCGCTTGTCAATGAAATTTCGGCGCGAAAAATGAAGGAATATGAAGGAAAAGTGGTTGAAGTATTAGTCGAAGGCGAAAGCAAAAACAACCCGGATGTCCTTGCCGGATACACGCGGAAAAACAAGCTCGTCAACTTCGTCGGCCCAAAATCGGCAATTGGCAAGCTTGTCCAAGTGCGGATTACCGAAGCGAAAACATGGACATTAAACGGGGAAATAGTAGAAGAAGCGATCGAGGTGAAATAA
- a CDS encoding RicAFT regulatory complex protein RicA family protein — MAKYTRDEILAQAKELAKMIAETEEVDFFKRAEEKIHQNEKVRAMIEQMKSLQKQAVNLKHYGKYEALKKVEAQIDAIYEELSQIPIVSEFQQSQTEVNDLLQLVASTISNTVTDEIIASTGGNVLRGETGAQIRHSGNGGCGCH; from the coding sequence ATGGCAAAATATACACGTGATGAGATTTTAGCACAAGCAAAAGAACTCGCAAAAATGATTGCCGAGACAGAAGAAGTTGACTTTTTTAAACGCGCCGAAGAAAAAATCCACCAAAACGAAAAAGTGCGCGCGATGATCGAACAAATGAAATCATTGCAAAAACAGGCTGTCAACTTAAAACACTACGGAAAATACGAAGCACTGAAAAAAGTGGAAGCACAAATTGATGCGATTTACGAAGAGCTTTCGCAAATTCCAATCGTTAGCGAATTTCAGCAGTCGCAAACGGAAGTGAACGACTTGCTGCAACTCGTCGCTTCTACGATCTCCAATACGGTGACCGATGAGATTATCGCTTCTACCGGCGGCAACGTATTGCGCGGCGAGACAGGCGCACAAATACGCCATAGCGGCAACGGCGGCTGTGGGTGCCATTAA
- a CDS encoding outer spore coat protein CotE, whose protein sequence is MSEYKYREIITKAVVGKGRRFTQSTHTITAPNRPSSILGCWIINHRYDAKKCDKTIEIHGHYDVNVWYSYNNNTKTEVVTETVSYTDVVKLRYRDDDDIISDDTDIIVRVIQQPNCLECTISPNGNKIVVDVEREFVAEVIGETKVCVAINPEGCSSDDDFEYDNLDEELEDLSSDLLLGDEE, encoded by the coding sequence ATGTCCGAATACAAATACAGAGAAATTATTACAAAAGCGGTCGTCGGGAAAGGTCGCAGATTTACGCAATCCACGCATACGATTACTGCGCCAAACCGTCCATCAAGCATTTTAGGCTGCTGGATTATTAACCATCGCTACGATGCGAAAAAATGTGACAAGACAATAGAAATCCATGGGCACTATGACGTTAACGTTTGGTATTCGTACAACAACAATACAAAAACAGAAGTTGTCACAGAAACAGTATCATATACCGATGTGGTGAAATTAAGATACCGCGACGATGATGACATTATTAGCGATGATACAGACATTATCGTTCGTGTCATTCAGCAGCCAAACTGCTTAGAATGCACCATTTCGCCAAACGGAAATAAAATTGTCGTTGATGTAGAGCGGGAGTTTGTCGCCGAAGTCATTGGCGAAACAAAAGTATGCGTGGCGATCAACCCGGAAGGCTGCAGCAGCGATGATGATTTCGAATATGACAACCTTGATGAAGAATTAGAAGATTTAAGCTCAGATTTATTGCTTGGCGATGAAGAGTAA
- a CDS encoding hydantoinase/oxoprolinase family protein, which produces MKTAVKRKAQILAIDAGGTMTDTFIIDENGEFVVGKAQSTPEDESVGLLNSSKDALAYWDTTVEEQFPQLLAGVYSGTAMLNRLVSRKGRRVGLIVNKGMEDFHRMGRAIQAYLGYSYSDRLHINTHRYDPPLVPRELTRGVTERVDLFGNVVIPLYEHEVEPAVRELLELDVEAIVISLLHSYKYPHHERRVRDIAKEVMKKVGKEVPVFASVDYYPVRKESHRTNTTIIEAYAADPSRETLTKINNMLKAHGANFDLRVMASHGGTISTRANELARTLVSGPIGGVIGAKYLGEKLGIRNIACSDIGGTSFDIALITQGDLSINTSPDMARLVLSLPLVAMDTVGAGAGSYVRIDPNYKTLTLGPDSAGSRVGVCYPEGGVDTVTVTDCHVVLGLINPDNFLGGEVKLYPERAYEAIKKQIADPLGLSVEDAAYGVIDLLESQLRNYLESMILGKGYSPSQYVCFSYGGGGPLHTAGYTKGLGFEDVLVPAWAAGFSAFGCGAADFEYRYDKTLDINVNDGASDDEKLKAGKELQAAWDELKEKVAAEFEKSKFSKEDVEFRLYFRMQYQGQLNDLEIEAPIEAFENVDHWDELVNAFEDTYTRVYAKAAKSPELGYSITGAIVRGIVEVPKPKIPMEPFAGETPPKEAFLGKRRVYWKGKWVEADIWEMEKLKPGNKIKAFSIIESPATTFVIPPGFETYLDQHRIFHLREI; this is translated from the coding sequence ATGAAAACAGCGGTAAAAAGAAAGGCGCAAATTCTTGCAATTGATGCCGGGGGGACGATGACAGACACGTTTATCATCGATGAAAACGGAGAGTTTGTCGTCGGGAAGGCGCAATCCACACCGGAAGACGAATCGGTAGGTCTCTTAAATTCCTCGAAGGATGCGCTTGCTTACTGGGACACAACCGTTGAAGAGCAATTTCCGCAACTGCTTGCCGGAGTCTATTCGGGAACAGCGATGCTGAACCGGCTCGTTTCAAGAAAGGGACGCCGAGTCGGGCTGATCGTCAACAAGGGTATGGAAGATTTCCACCGAATGGGCCGGGCGATCCAAGCATATCTTGGCTATTCTTACTCGGACCGTTTGCACATTAATACTCACCGTTATGATCCTCCTCTTGTACCGAGGGAGTTGACAAGAGGTGTAACCGAAAGAGTTGACTTATTTGGAAACGTTGTCATTCCGCTTTACGAACATGAAGTGGAACCAGCTGTAAGGGAACTTCTGGAACTAGATGTGGAAGCAATTGTCATCAGCTTGCTTCATTCTTACAAGTATCCACATCATGAGCGAAGAGTGAGAGATATAGCCAAAGAAGTCATGAAGAAAGTCGGCAAAGAAGTTCCTGTATTTGCGTCAGTCGATTATTATCCAGTCAGAAAAGAATCGCACCGCACAAATACGACGATTATTGAAGCGTATGCGGCCGATCCTTCGCGTGAAACGTTGACTAAAATTAACAACATGTTAAAAGCGCATGGAGCTAATTTTGATTTGCGTGTAATGGCAAGCCATGGAGGAACGATCAGCACACGGGCAAACGAATTGGCAAGAACGCTTGTCTCTGGTCCGATCGGCGGCGTCATTGGCGCGAAATACCTTGGAGAGAAGCTTGGCATTCGCAATATTGCCTGCTCGGATATTGGAGGAACGAGCTTTGATATAGCGCTCATCACCCAAGGAGATTTGAGCATCAACACAAGCCCGGATATGGCTCGCCTTGTCCTTTCACTGCCGCTTGTCGCTATGGATACCGTCGGTGCGGGAGCTGGAAGCTATGTCCGAATCGATCCAAACTATAAAACATTGACACTTGGCCCGGACAGTGCCGGATCGAGAGTCGGTGTGTGCTATCCGGAAGGCGGCGTGGACACGGTAACGGTAACGGACTGCCACGTTGTTCTCGGACTGATCAACCCGGATAACTTCCTTGGCGGGGAAGTCAAGCTCTATCCAGAGCGGGCATACGAAGCGATTAAGAAGCAGATCGCTGATCCGCTTGGATTATCCGTCGAAGACGCGGCGTACGGCGTGATTGACCTGCTTGAATCACAGCTTCGCAACTACCTTGAATCGATGATTTTAGGAAAAGGGTATTCACCGTCCCAGTATGTATGTTTCTCATACGGAGGAGGCGGACCGTTACATACCGCCGGTTATACGAAAGGACTTGGTTTTGAAGATGTGCTCGTACCGGCGTGGGCGGCAGGATTTTCCGCGTTCGGCTGTGGTGCTGCGGATTTCGAATACCGTTATGATAAGACGCTCGATATTAACGTCAATGACGGTGCCAGCGACGATGAAAAACTGAAAGCAGGAAAAGAACTGCAGGCTGCGTGGGATGAACTGAAGGAGAAAGTGGCAGCCGAATTTGAGAAGAGCAAGTTTAGCAAAGAAGACGTTGAGTTCCGTCTCTATTTCCGCATGCAGTACCAAGGACAATTAAACGACTTGGAAATTGAAGCGCCGATCGAAGCTTTCGAGAACGTGGATCACTGGGATGAGCTTGTGAACGCGTTCGAAGACACGTACACGAGAGTTTACGCCAAAGCGGCGAAATCGCCAGAGCTCGGCTACAGCATCACAGGCGCCATCGTTCGGGGAATCGTTGAAGTGCCGAAACCGAAAATCCCTATGGAACCGTTTGCGGGTGAAACGCCACCGAAAGAAGCGTTTCTTGGCAAGCGCAGAGTGTATTGGAAAGGCAAATGGGTCGAAGCGGATATTTGGGAAATGGAAAAACTGAAGCCGGGCAACAAAATTAAAGCGTTTTCCATCATTGAGTCTCCGGCTACGACATTTGTCATTCCGCCGGGATTTGAAACATATCTTGACCAACACCGCATCTTCCATTTGAGAGAAATTTAA